From Canis lupus baileyi chromosome 16, mCanLup2.hap1, whole genome shotgun sequence, a single genomic window includes:
- the RNF157 gene encoding E3 ubiquitin ligase RNF157 isoform X3: MYCFVIRKANAHKFPYAAPPPQEPVKTLRSLINIRKDTLRLVKCAEEVKTPGEEASRAKVHYNVEFTFDTDARVAITIYYQATEEFQNGIASYIPRDNSLQSETVHYKRGVCQQFCLPSHTVDPSEWAEEELGFDLDREVYPLVVHAVVDEGDEYFGHCHVLLGTFEKHTDGTFCVKPLKQKQVVDGVSYLLQEIYGIENKYNTQDSKVAEDEVSDNSAECVVCLSDVRDTLILPCRHLCLCNTCADTLRYQANNCPICRLPFRALLQIRAMRKKLGPLSPTSFNPIISSQTSDSEEHSSSENIPPGYEVVSLLEALNGPLTPSPAVPALHVLGDGHLSGMLPSYGSDGHLPPVRTLSPLDRLSDCSSQGIKLKKSLSKSVSQNSSVLHEEDDERSCSESDTQLSQRPSAQHLEEECDVTPESENLTLSSSGAIDQSSCTGTPLSSTISSPEDPASSSLAQSVMSMVSSQSQHSQISTDTVSSMSGSYIAPGTEEEGEALPSPQAASRAPSEEAEVTPAASPDSNFVGLAAEEQDAEGNDVIEEEDGSPTQEDGQRTCAFLGMECDNNNDFGIASVKALDNKLCPEVCLPGSWQADDNVVSRRNTQHRRLSSGSLEDLEDRPCVWGPLAV; encoded by the exons ATGTATTGCTTTGTAATTAGAAAAGCCAACGCTCATAAG TTTCCCTATGCTGCCCCGCCTCCCCAAGAACCCGTGAAGACTCTGAGAAGCCTGATCAACATCCGGAAGGACACACTAAGACTTGTAAA GTGTGCCGAGGAAGTGAAGACCCCTGGAGAAGAGGCCAGCAGAGCTAAAGTCCACTACAACGTGGAGTTCACCTTTGACACTGATGCTCGGGTGGCCATCACCATCTACTATCAGGCCACGGAAGAGTTCCAGAATGGGATTGCCAG CTACATCCCCAGAGACAACAGCCTCCAGTCAGAGACGGTGCACTACAAGCGAGGGGTGTGTCAGCAGTTCTGCTTGCCCTCCCACACCGTGGACCCCTCGGAgtgggcagaggaggag CTTGGCTTTGATCTGGACCGAGAGGTTTACCCTTTAGTGGTCCACGCCGTGGTGGATGAAGGAGATG agtaTTTTGGCCATTGCCATGTACTGCTGGGCACTTTTGAAAAG CACACTGATGGAACCTTCTGTGTCAAGCCCCTCAAACAGAAACAAGTG GTAGATGGCGTCAGCTACCTCCTTCAGGAGATCTATGGAATTGAAAACAAGTACAACACACAAGATTCTAAG GTGGCTGAGGATGAAGTAAGCGATAACAGTGCTGAGTGTGTGGTGTGTCTCTCAGATGTGCGGGACACCTTGATCCTGCCCTGTCGCCACCTCTGCCTCTGTAACACGTGCGCTGACACGCTGCGCTACCAGGCAAACAACTGCCCCATCTGCCGACTGC CCTTTCGGGCACTGCTTCAGATCCGGGCCATGAGGAAAAAATTGGGCCCCTTGTCTCCCACCAGCTTTAACCCCATCATCTCATCCCAGACGTCTGACTCGGAAGAGCATTCG TCCTCAGAGAACATTCCACCAGGTTATGAAGTGGTGTCTCTTCTGGAAGCTCTCAATGGgcccctcaccccatccccagCGGTCCCTGCACTCCACGTGCTTGGAGACGGCCACCTCTCAGGAATGCTGCCCTCCTATGGCAGCGATGGCCACCTGCCCCCGGTCAGGACGCTCTCCCCGCTCGACCGCCTGTCTGATTGCAGCAGCCAAGGAATCAAACTCAAAAAGAGTCTCTCTAA GTCTGTTTCCCAGAATTCTTCTGTGTTGCATGAAGAGGACGATGAGCGTTCTTGCAGTGAGTCAGACACCCAGCTCTCTCAGAGGCCATCAGCCCAGCATCTGGAAGAG GAATGTGATGTAACCCCAGAAAGTGAAAATCTTACCCTGTCATCCTCGGGAGCTATTGACCAGTCGTCTTGCACAGGGACGCCTCTCTCTTCCACAATTTCCTCCCCAGAAG ACCCTGCCAGCAGCAGCCTGGCCCAGTCAGTCATGTCCATGGTGTCCTCCCAGAGCCAGCACTCCCAGATCAGCACCGACACAGTCTCCTCCATGTCTGGCTCCTACATCGCCCCTGGCactgaagaagagggagaggcccTCCCTTCACCCCAGGCCGCCAGCAGGGCCCCCTCAGAAGAAGCAGAG GTGACACCAGCAGCATCTCCAGACAGCAACTTCGTTGGCCTCGCCGCTGAAGAGCAGGATGCAGAG GGAAATGATGTTATAGAGGAAGAGGATGGATCACCCACACAAGAAGATG GCCAGAGGACATGCGCATTTCTAGGTATGGAGTGTGACAATAACAATGACTTTGGCATCGCCAGCGTGAAAGCACTGGACAATAAGCTGTGCCCTGAGGTCTGCTTACCGG